A portion of the Pseudoalteromonas luteoviolacea genome contains these proteins:
- a CDS encoding malic enzyme-like NAD(P)-binding protein translates to MSDLREKALHYHAHPVPGKISIELTKPAESVKDLALAYSPGVAEPVREIAADPTNAYRYTGKGNMVAVISNGTAILGLGNLGPLASKPVMEGKALLFKRFAGLDSIDIEVKHNTTEDFINTVANIADTFGGINLEDIKAPECFEIEKALIERCDVPVFHDDQHGTAIVTAAGMLNALEIQGKDIKEAIIVCLGAGAAAIACMELLIKCGAQREHIYMLDRKGVIHTRRDDLNEYKTLFANNTDKRTLQDVIAEADVFVGVSGPDLLSPEDLKLMADKPVVFACSNPDPEISPEVAHGARDDLIMATGRSDYPNQVNNVLCFPFIFRGALDVRATAINDEMKIAAVEAIRSIAKEPVPQEVLVAAEVESLEFGSEYIIPKPMDPRLLPRIAKAVAQAAIDSGVAQIDMPENYMA, encoded by the coding sequence ATGTCAGATTTACGTGAAAAAGCATTACATTACCACGCTCACCCCGTCCCAGGTAAAATCAGTATCGAGCTGACAAAGCCAGCTGAATCAGTTAAAGATCTTGCATTAGCATATAGTCCAGGTGTTGCAGAACCTGTACGTGAAATTGCCGCAGATCCTACCAACGCCTATCGTTATACAGGTAAAGGTAATATGGTAGCTGTTATCAGTAATGGTACTGCTATTTTAGGTCTGGGTAACTTAGGCCCATTGGCTTCTAAACCAGTTATGGAAGGTAAAGCCCTTTTATTTAAGCGCTTTGCGGGTTTAGACTCTATCGATATTGAAGTAAAGCACAATACAACTGAAGACTTCATCAATACGGTTGCAAATATCGCAGACACGTTTGGTGGCATCAACTTGGAAGATATTAAAGCACCAGAGTGTTTTGAGATTGAAAAAGCCTTGATTGAGCGCTGTGATGTGCCTGTTTTCCATGATGACCAACATGGTACAGCGATTGTAACAGCGGCTGGTATGTTGAACGCGTTGGAGATCCAAGGTAAAGACATCAAAGAAGCAATTATTGTTTGTTTGGGTGCCGGTGCTGCTGCGATTGCATGTATGGAGCTGCTAATTAAGTGCGGCGCTCAGCGTGAGCACATTTATATGCTAGATCGTAAAGGTGTGATCCATACGCGTCGTGATGATTTGAATGAATACAAAACATTATTTGCGAACAATACGGACAAGCGTACGCTGCAAGACGTGATCGCAGAAGCTGATGTGTTTGTTGGTGTATCTGGTCCAGATTTACTATCACCTGAAGATCTTAAATTGATGGCTGATAAGCCTGTGGTGTTCGCATGCTCGAACCCAGATCCTGAGATCAGTCCTGAAGTCGCGCATGGTGCTCGTGATGACTTAATCATGGCAACGGGTCGTTCTGATTATCCTAATCAGGTTAATAATGTGCTGTGTTTCCCGTTTATTTTCCGTGGCGCACTTGATGTTCGCGCCACAGCCATTAATGATGAAATGAAAATTGCCGCTGTAGAAGCTATCCGTAGCATTGCGAAAGAGCCTGTGCCTCAAGAAGTACTGGTTGCTGCTGAAGTCGAAAGTCTAGAGTTTGGCTCTGAGTATATTATTCCAAAACCGATGGACCCTCGTCTATTGCCACGCATCGCGAAAGCGGTTGCACAAGCAGCAATTGACTCGGGCGTTGCGCAAATTGATATGCCAGAGAATTACATGGCGTAA
- the metJ gene encoding met regulon transcriptional regulator MetJ yields the protein MAKWNGEYVHPYAEHGKKSEQVKKITVSIPLNVLKVLTDERTRRQVNNLRHATNSELLCEAFLHAFTGQPLPNDEDLRKDNPEKIPAEVRDIMEKMGLDIPEINED from the coding sequence ATGGCTAAATGGAACGGTGAATATGTTCACCCTTATGCAGAACACGGTAAAAAATCAGAACAAGTGAAAAAAATCACGGTTTCAATTCCTCTGAACGTATTAAAAGTACTCACAGATGAAAGGACTCGTAGACAGGTCAATAACCTGCGCCATGCGACAAACAGCGAACTATTGTGTGAAGCTTTTTTACATGCCTTCACTGGACAACCGTTGCCCAACGATGAAGACTTGAGAAAAGATAACCCAGAAAAGATCCCGGCAGAAGTACGCGATATAATGGAAAAGATGGGATTAGATATCCCAGAAATAAACGAAGACTAA
- the metB gene encoding cystathionine gamma-synthase gives MSQSKKSTIAVRNGIDADKHHGAVVPPLYLSTTYSFADFDKKRDYDYGRSGNPNRDILADTLTQLEGGEKGIITATGMAAVHLVTQLLNHDDTLVIPHDCYGGSYRLFTSLEKRGLLKVKVLDLTQPESIKQIAEIAPKIVWIETPSNPILRLTDIEAVVQAAHGCGALVAADNTFLSPALQNPIAFGVDIVVHSTTKFINGHSDVVGGAVIARTQELGDELAWWANNIGITGSPFDSYLTLRGLRTLKVRLKQHEQNALAIAQYLEASPYVEQVYYPGLASHPQHELAKKQQHGFGGMVSFDIKGTLKDSATFLTSLSQFSLAESLGGVESLICHPATMTHAGMEPKARLEAGVGDTLIRISVGIEDVEDLLADLELAFRKVNSPGSGSSDSAKDFKLSPAHTVLW, from the coding sequence ATGAGCCAAAGTAAAAAGTCAACGATTGCCGTAAGAAATGGCATTGATGCAGATAAGCATCATGGTGCAGTTGTGCCTCCTCTTTATCTTTCAACGACCTATTCTTTTGCTGATTTTGATAAGAAGCGAGATTATGATTATGGCCGTAGTGGTAACCCAAACCGAGATATATTGGCCGATACACTCACTCAGCTTGAGGGTGGGGAAAAAGGCATAATTACAGCAACGGGCATGGCTGCGGTTCACCTAGTTACACAGTTATTAAATCACGATGATACCTTGGTCATTCCACATGACTGCTATGGCGGTAGTTATCGCTTGTTTACCTCTTTGGAAAAGCGCGGCTTGCTGAAAGTCAAAGTGCTTGATTTAACACAGCCAGAGAGTATTAAGCAGATCGCAGAGATTGCGCCTAAGATTGTATGGATAGAAACACCTAGTAATCCAATTTTACGCTTAACAGATATTGAAGCCGTGGTTCAAGCTGCGCATGGCTGTGGTGCTTTGGTTGCGGCAGACAATACATTTTTATCTCCTGCATTACAAAATCCAATTGCATTTGGGGTAGACATCGTTGTGCATTCAACCACTAAATTTATCAACGGTCACTCAGATGTTGTTGGCGGAGCTGTGATCGCGCGCACTCAGGAGCTTGGAGATGAGCTTGCTTGGTGGGCGAATAATATTGGCATCACAGGTTCCCCTTTTGATAGTTACTTAACTCTACGAGGCTTGAGAACGTTAAAAGTACGCTTAAAACAACATGAACAAAATGCGTTAGCGATTGCACAGTATTTAGAAGCCTCACCTTACGTTGAACAAGTATATTACCCAGGACTTGCATCCCATCCTCAACATGAGCTTGCGAAAAAGCAGCAACATGGTTTTGGTGGCATGGTGAGTTTTGATATTAAAGGGACTCTCAAAGATTCTGCGACATTTTTAACCTCTCTATCTCAGTTTTCTCTCGCAGAATCTTTAGGTGGGGTCGAGAGCTTGATCTGTCACCCAGCAACAATGACTCATGCAGGTATGGAGCCTAAAGCACGCCTTGAAGCTGGCGTAGGAGATACGTTGATCCGCATTTCGGTGGGTATCGAAGATGTAGAAGACTTGCTTGCTGATTTAGAGTTGGCTTTTCGAAAAGTAAATAGCCCTGGATCTGGCAGCTCAGACAGTGCCAAAGATTTTAAATTATCACCAGCACACACGGTTTTATGGTAA
- the metL gene encoding bifunctional aspartate kinase/homoserine dehydrogenase II codes for MTKVVHKFGGSSLSSAARYQAVANIILGQCQVGDCVVVSAAGKTTNTLVKLWQSYQQKDDNAFNDILLQVENHQNLLLTELFDAQQASTLSECLKSELQNIAKSAANKTLHEASLLAHGELWSARLLANLLSTFNVSAIDVDARKLFTQHQGQLLHAQNKQSCLEQIKTDKIYVVTGFIASDCEGNTITLGRNGSDYSATLLANYIDAHAVSIWTDTHGVFSTDPRKVSSAIKYPKVCRVQANLLARLGNPVLHAKTLSPLKGTNIKLQVRSSYDPEAIGTEIVKQGYSKDKRFITTFDELDLIRVEGLAAGEVRTLSQLIQHSIHHFNKGGEDYLLVPSNDTHTVATHLQGRGNIVESHLRGLAIVAPSYEIQQLSQQAAAILELQDVVVRFTHSDGSYALFLTDQSIDSDVLAILHDKLVNKGRELAVIIAGLGNVGEVFVEQCQRQVEKLQTTFDLKVVALVRSKEMLFCPSGINIDNWQQQWRSEAQDYQPADLLERIGELDYENKVVIDITASDAFSNMYPSFVAHDCHLISANKYAGTAEQTWYAKLIEQLQERNLHWRYNTSVGAGLPINFALADLQNSGDTVTRIEGVFSGTLSWLCSSFDGSKAFSELVLEAQSMGYTEPDPREDLSGRDMQRKLLILARDLGLQLDVDDIALEPLMPVHLADGDWDSFLAKREALDEFYQSRYEQAQSEGKALRYTGALEVDSEGKVSAKVGIAYAEAGSAIANLTPGDNIFVITSQWYESNPLVIQGPGAGKEVTAAGIHSDLYWLTQKLK; via the coding sequence ATGACAAAAGTAGTACATAAATTTGGTGGCTCAAGCCTGAGCTCAGCGGCTCGTTATCAAGCGGTTGCGAACATTATTTTGGGCCAATGCCAAGTTGGTGATTGTGTGGTGGTGTCTGCTGCCGGTAAGACAACAAATACCCTGGTGAAGCTATGGCAAAGTTATCAACAAAAAGATGATAACGCATTTAACGACATTCTATTGCAAGTGGAAAATCATCAAAACCTTCTCCTGACAGAATTATTTGATGCGCAACAGGCTAGCACCTTATCTGAGTGTCTAAAAAGTGAATTGCAAAATATTGCAAAGTCAGCGGCTAACAAGACGCTTCATGAAGCGTCTTTACTTGCTCATGGAGAGCTTTGGTCTGCAAGGCTATTAGCTAATTTACTCTCGACGTTTAATGTCAGTGCTATTGATGTTGATGCTAGAAAGTTATTTACTCAGCATCAGGGTCAATTGTTGCACGCTCAAAATAAACAATCGTGTCTGGAGCAAATCAAAACAGACAAAATTTATGTTGTGACAGGGTTTATCGCTTCTGATTGCGAAGGGAATACAATCACTTTGGGCCGTAATGGTAGTGATTACAGTGCAACTTTATTGGCCAATTATATTGATGCGCATGCTGTATCTATCTGGACTGATACCCATGGTGTGTTTAGTACGGATCCTCGTAAAGTAAGCTCAGCTATTAAATACCCAAAAGTGTGCCGCGTTCAAGCTAACTTACTTGCTCGCCTTGGTAATCCTGTCTTACATGCGAAAACACTGTCACCACTTAAAGGCACCAATATTAAGCTGCAAGTGCGCAGCAGCTATGATCCTGAAGCGATTGGCACAGAAATCGTAAAGCAGGGATATAGCAAAGACAAACGGTTTATTACTACATTTGATGAATTAGACCTGATCCGTGTTGAGGGGTTGGCCGCTGGTGAAGTACGTACTTTGAGTCAATTAATACAACATAGCATCCACCACTTTAACAAAGGCGGTGAGGATTATTTATTGGTGCCAAGCAATGACACACATACCGTTGCGACACATCTACAAGGCCGAGGCAATATTGTAGAATCTCATTTAAGAGGACTGGCTATTGTTGCACCGAGCTATGAAATACAACAACTCTCTCAACAAGCTGCAGCGATTTTAGAGCTACAAGATGTTGTCGTGCGTTTTACCCATAGCGATGGCAGCTATGCGTTGTTCTTAACTGATCAATCTATCGATAGCGATGTTTTAGCGATTTTACATGACAAATTAGTGAATAAAGGCCGTGAGCTTGCGGTGATTATTGCTGGATTAGGTAATGTGGGAGAAGTGTTTGTAGAACAATGCCAAAGGCAAGTCGAAAAACTACAAACGACATTTGATTTGAAAGTGGTTGCTTTGGTTCGCTCTAAAGAGATGCTGTTTTGCCCAAGCGGGATCAATATCGATAATTGGCAGCAACAGTGGCGTAGTGAAGCACAAGACTATCAGCCAGCAGATTTACTTGAGCGCATTGGTGAGCTTGATTATGAAAATAAGGTCGTGATAGACATCACTGCCAGCGATGCCTTTAGCAATATGTACCCGAGTTTTGTTGCCCATGATTGCCATTTGATCAGTGCCAACAAATATGCAGGTACCGCTGAACAAACTTGGTACGCAAAGCTCATCGAACAGCTTCAAGAGCGCAATTTACACTGGCGTTATAACACCAGTGTTGGCGCCGGTTTACCGATTAATTTTGCGTTGGCTGACTTGCAAAATAGTGGCGATACAGTGACGCGCATTGAGGGTGTATTCTCCGGTACGCTTTCGTGGCTATGTAGCAGCTTTGATGGCAGTAAAGCATTTTCTGAACTGGTGTTAGAAGCACAGTCTATGGGCTACACAGAGCCTGATCCTCGAGAGGATTTATCAGGACGAGATATGCAGCGCAAACTGCTTATTTTAGCCAGAGACTTAGGTTTACAGCTTGATGTTGACGACATTGCTCTAGAGCCCTTGATGCCAGTGCATCTGGCCGACGGTGATTGGGATTCATTTTTGGCCAAGCGTGAAGCGCTAGATGAGTTTTACCAATCTCGTTATGAGCAAGCACAATCTGAAGGTAAAGCATTGCGCTATACCGGTGCATTAGAGGTCGATAGCGAAGGTAAAGTCAGTGCGAAAGTCGGTATTGCCTATGCAGAAGCTGGTAGTGCAATCGCAAATCTAACGCCTGGTGATAATATATTTGTGATCACCAGCCAATGGTATGAAAGCAATCCATTGGTTATCCAAGGCCCTGGTGCGGGTAAAGAAGTGACAGCTGCGGGCATACATTCAGATTTGTACTGGTTAACTCAAAAGCTCAAGTAA
- a CDS encoding penicillin-binding protein 1A — protein MNLLKRLLQTVFVFGLFGLVILIGLYFYVKSDIPSVSVLKDVQLQTPMQVFTRDGKLINQFGEKRRIPVKISDVPKPMLNAFLATEDNRFYEHFGIDPIGIVRSFIVLVSTGQKKQGASTITMQLARNFFLTREKAYIRKVKEIFIALHIERLLSKDEIFELYLNKIELGHRSFGIGAAAQVYYGKELSELTLPQMAMIAGLPKAPSALNPIRNPTRAKARRNVVLGRMLAEKYISEAEYQAAVNAPITAKRHGAEIELYAPYISEMVRAYMVETYGTDTAYNSGFRVYTTVDASTQAAAQQALVNNLHDYDMRHGFRGPNARYWQPDETPWDARQITARLSKVKAIAPLNAAVVTAIDEKSAEVMLKTGEVVSLDWSAINWARAYITERRQGSAPKTAADILEPGMQIWVRQTNQKWMLSQLPQPASALVSLDPKNGQIKALVGGYSFKQSQYNRAVQAKRQVGSNIKPFIYSAALEENYTLATIINDAPINHWDKSLGVAWRPKNSPDVYSGPIRIRRALAQSKNVVSVRLMRGVGLNNTADHILKFGFDDADVVRSESLALGSAAMTPLEMARGMSAFANGGHLIEPYFIDRLTDAFGNELGTASPLRVCNEDELEADPYTCAPRIISEKNAFLVADALKSAIWGGGSWRHKTGWTGTGWRAQTLKRKDLAGKTGTTNNAVDTWFTGFNRNLLTTVWVGFDDASKPLGRAAYNSNLGKKQIVGAEAGATSAQPAWVSFMRHALKEAPLAPIEPPPGLVSIRIDLKTGLLSEKNDYTSRFEYFERGTAPTKYVLDSGSSTPFEDALPATEELF, from the coding sequence GTGAATTTATTAAAAAGATTATTACAGACTGTTTTCGTTTTTGGCCTTTTTGGCCTAGTGATTTTGATCGGCTTGTATTTTTATGTGAAATCCGATATCCCTAGCGTCAGTGTGCTCAAAGATGTGCAACTACAAACCCCAATGCAAGTATTTACTCGTGATGGTAAGCTCATCAATCAGTTTGGTGAGAAGCGGCGTATACCCGTAAAGATCTCGGATGTACCTAAGCCGATGCTTAACGCTTTTTTAGCCACCGAAGACAACCGTTTTTATGAGCATTTCGGTATTGACCCAATCGGGATTGTCCGCTCATTTATTGTGTTAGTCAGTACCGGGCAAAAAAAACAAGGGGCAAGTACGATTACCATGCAGCTTGCGCGAAATTTTTTCTTAACTCGCGAAAAAGCCTACATACGTAAAGTAAAAGAAATCTTCATTGCTCTACACATAGAACGTTTACTGAGTAAAGATGAAATATTCGAGCTATACCTTAATAAAATCGAATTAGGTCACCGCTCTTTTGGTATTGGTGCTGCAGCGCAAGTGTATTATGGCAAAGAACTTAGTGAGTTAACCTTGCCACAAATGGCCATGATTGCCGGATTACCCAAAGCGCCATCAGCACTTAACCCCATACGCAATCCAACTCGTGCTAAAGCGAGACGAAATGTTGTATTAGGTCGAATGTTAGCAGAAAAATATATCTCTGAGGCAGAGTATCAGGCGGCCGTCAACGCGCCCATTACCGCTAAACGCCATGGTGCAGAAATTGAACTCTATGCACCGTATATTTCAGAGATGGTGCGCGCTTATATGGTGGAGACATATGGTACTGATACAGCATATAACTCCGGCTTTCGCGTCTATACAACAGTGGATGCAAGCACTCAAGCCGCGGCACAACAAGCTTTGGTTAACAACCTCCATGACTATGATATGCGACACGGCTTTAGGGGCCCAAATGCCAGGTATTGGCAGCCAGACGAAACCCCGTGGGATGCCCGGCAAATTACTGCTCGATTAAGCAAAGTCAAAGCCATTGCTCCTTTAAATGCAGCGGTGGTTACCGCCATTGATGAAAAATCCGCTGAGGTCATGCTTAAAACCGGTGAAGTAGTCAGTTTAGATTGGTCAGCCATAAATTGGGCAAGGGCCTACATCACGGAACGACGCCAAGGTAGTGCACCAAAAACAGCGGCTGATATATTAGAGCCAGGCATGCAAATCTGGGTACGGCAAACCAACCAAAAATGGATGTTAAGTCAATTACCCCAACCGGCTAGCGCTTTGGTGTCACTGGACCCAAAAAATGGCCAGATCAAAGCCTTAGTAGGTGGCTATAGCTTCAAACAAAGCCAGTACAATCGAGCAGTCCAAGCAAAACGCCAAGTTGGTTCAAACATCAAACCTTTTATTTATTCTGCTGCATTAGAGGAAAATTATACGCTCGCAACCATTATCAACGATGCGCCTATCAATCACTGGGATAAGAGCCTAGGCGTCGCGTGGCGACCAAAAAACAGCCCAGATGTATACAGTGGACCAATTCGTATTCGCAGAGCCCTTGCCCAATCAAAAAACGTAGTCTCCGTGCGGCTGATGCGTGGTGTCGGATTAAATAATACTGCAGATCACATTCTTAAATTTGGCTTTGATGATGCAGATGTCGTGCGCAGTGAATCTCTTGCATTGGGGAGTGCAGCCATGACACCGCTGGAAATGGCAAGAGGTATGAGTGCATTTGCCAATGGTGGTCATTTGATTGAACCCTATTTTATCGACCGACTTACCGATGCGTTTGGTAATGAACTGGGTACTGCTAGTCCACTCCGTGTTTGTAACGAAGATGAATTAGAGGCAGACCCATATACATGTGCACCAAGAATTATCTCTGAGAAAAATGCTTTCTTAGTGGCTGATGCACTGAAAAGTGCAATTTGGGGCGGCGGCAGTTGGCGACACAAAACAGGTTGGACAGGCACAGGTTGGCGTGCACAAACGCTAAAACGAAAAGATCTCGCAGGTAAAACGGGTACCACCAACAATGCTGTCGATACTTGGTTTACCGGCTTCAACCGTAACCTATTGACCACAGTATGGGTCGGCTTTGATGATGCCAGTAAACCTTTGGGCAGAGCAGCCTACAATAGCAACCTAGGTAAAAAGCAAATTGTCGGCGCAGAAGCCGGCGCCACTTCGGCACAACCTGCTTGGGTGAGCTTTATGCGCCATGCACTCAAAGAGGCTCCACTGGCACCAATAGAGCCACCACCGGGATTGGTTTCAATCAGAATTGATTTAAAAACAGGGCTATTAAGTGAAAAAAATGACTACACCAGTCGTTTTGAATACTTTGAACGCGGCACTGCACCAACCAAATATGTCTTAGACTCTGGTAGTAGTACTCCCTTTGAAGATGCCCTACCAGCCACAGAAGAACTCTTCTAA
- a CDS encoding pilus assembly protein PilM: MFDQIFKKHAPLMVGVDIGSHCVKAVLLAESSAGYRVEAVAIEPLPKGAMKERAIQDIEAIGRVIAKLKKRLPKGTQFASVAVSGQTVITKMIFMDVSLTDAELESQIAIEADSLIPYPLDEVSLDFEKLSVNEADPSKVNVLLSAARTESVQARVGALEESGLKAKVVDVESYALARSVDVLYEQLPSDAYDKVVAIIDIGAVVTLISVVQSGKTLYTRDQVFGGEQYTNSIVAYYNKTFDEAELAKTTGDLPPNYTFEVLAPFQTSLLQQIRRALQMFMTTSGHDQVDYIILTGGTALVEGLDRLLVDELGVHSIIGDPFANMEIAPKVDRSVLNRHSAQFSIATGLALRSFSACHI; the protein is encoded by the coding sequence ATGTTCGATCAAATATTTAAAAAGCACGCACCGTTGATGGTTGGGGTAGATATTGGTTCACACTGTGTTAAAGCCGTACTCCTTGCTGAATCTAGTGCAGGATACCGAGTTGAGGCTGTGGCCATCGAACCTTTGCCCAAAGGCGCAATGAAAGAACGTGCTATCCAAGATATTGAAGCCATTGGACGCGTTATTGCGAAGTTAAAAAAGCGTCTCCCAAAAGGCACTCAATTTGCGTCAGTCGCGGTGTCAGGTCAAACCGTTATCACCAAAATGATTTTTATGGATGTTTCTTTAACAGATGCTGAATTAGAATCTCAGATTGCCATCGAAGCAGACAGCCTGATCCCATACCCTCTTGATGAAGTCAGTTTGGATTTTGAAAAGTTATCGGTCAATGAAGCGGATCCTTCAAAAGTAAATGTTTTACTCTCGGCTGCGCGTACAGAGAGCGTACAAGCGCGTGTTGGCGCGCTAGAAGAATCTGGGCTAAAAGCAAAGGTCGTCGATGTAGAGAGTTATGCATTGGCACGATCTGTTGATGTCTTGTATGAGCAATTGCCCTCAGATGCATATGATAAAGTCGTTGCAATTATTGATATTGGTGCGGTAGTGACTTTAATAAGTGTGGTACAGTCAGGTAAAACACTTTATACGAGAGATCAAGTGTTTGGTGGTGAGCAATATACCAATAGTATTGTTGCCTACTATAATAAAACTTTTGATGAGGCGGAACTTGCAAAAACAACCGGTGACTTGCCACCAAATTATACCTTTGAGGTATTAGCCCCTTTTCAAACTTCTCTCTTACAGCAGATAAGGAGAGCGTTACAGATGTTTATGACCACCAGTGGACATGACCAAGTTGATTATATCATTTTGACAGGCGGAACTGCTCTTGTTGAGGGGCTAGATAGACTTCTTGTAGATGAACTGGGTGTGCATAGTATTATCGGAGATCCATTTGCGAATATGGAAATTGCTCCTAAAGTAGATAGAAGTGTGCTGAATCGTCATAGTGCGCAATTCTCGATAGCAACTGGATTGGCATTGAGGAGCTTTTCTGCATGCCACATATAA
- a CDS encoding PilN domain-containing protein, whose translation MPHINLLPWREQQRQASQQKFLTILAAIVAISLALMYLMGTFYDGLRQGQEIKNRYLQGEIVKLDKRIGEIEGLNKQKENLQRRIRLIEVLQSNRNLGTQIIDEVARVVPAGVYLTSLERTEDMIKVVGRSESNNRLSQMLRAVESSYLLEKPVIQGIVAGSNDDRLLSDFMMHFYVKSFEQMEQERQQAGNTQSGAPKS comes from the coding sequence ATGCCACATATAAATCTACTTCCTTGGCGCGAGCAACAAAGACAAGCTTCTCAACAAAAGTTTTTGACGATTTTGGCTGCAATTGTTGCGATCAGTTTGGCCCTTATGTACCTGATGGGGACATTTTATGATGGTCTTAGGCAGGGACAAGAAATTAAAAATCGTTATCTTCAAGGTGAGATTGTTAAGTTAGATAAGCGAATTGGTGAAATTGAAGGGCTAAATAAACAAAAAGAAAACCTGCAAAGAAGAATTCGGTTAATTGAAGTGTTACAGAGCAATCGTAACCTGGGGACGCAAATTATTGATGAGGTTGCCAGAGTTGTGCCTGCTGGCGTGTATTTAACCAGCCTTGAACGCACAGAGGACATGATAAAAGTGGTGGGGCGAAGTGAATCAAATAACCGTCTATCGCAAATGCTGAGAGCAGTCGAGTCATCTTACTTATTAGAAAAGCCGGTTATCCAAGGTATTGTTGCTGGTAGTAACGATGATAGATTACTCAGTGATTTTATGATGCATTTCTATGTTAAGTCATTTGAACAAATGGAACAGGAACGTCAACAGGCTGGCAATACTCAGTCAGGAGCACCTAAATCGTGA
- a CDS encoding type 4a pilus biogenesis protein PilO, with protein MKLDIKALQEIDWNEVELDNIGEWPLPVKILCCALVVLIMLIVGYTMLVSSSIDRYEASVNKEEELRKSYRIKYGRANNLELYRQQMLDMEDQFSQLLRKLPTSNETPGLLDDLTYVGTSSGLTFLKIGWLPEVKKEFYTELPINLEVVGTYHEFGEFVSKVAQLPRIVSLHDFRIENAGNNSLVFGVVAKTYRYEQGESQ; from the coding sequence GTGAAACTTGATATCAAAGCATTGCAAGAAATCGATTGGAATGAAGTTGAGTTAGATAATATTGGCGAGTGGCCACTCCCTGTTAAAATATTATGTTGTGCTTTGGTTGTCTTGATCATGTTGATCGTTGGTTACACAATGCTGGTATCATCTTCGATTGATAGATATGAAGCCTCTGTCAATAAAGAAGAAGAGCTGCGCAAAAGTTATCGGATCAAATATGGTCGTGCAAATAATTTAGAGCTATATCGACAGCAAATGCTGGATATGGAAGATCAATTCTCTCAGTTGCTGAGAAAGCTTCCAACTTCAAATGAAACGCCTGGTTTGTTAGATGATTTAACTTATGTAGGGACTTCGAGTGGTCTGACATTTTTGAAAATTGGCTGGTTACCGGAAGTAAAAAAAGAGTTTTATACAGAGCTACCTATTAATCTTGAAGTGGTCGGTACTTATCATGAGTTTGGCGAATTTGTCAGTAAAGTTGCTCAGTTGCCTCGAATCGTGAGTTTGCACGACTTTAGAATTGAAAATGCTGGAAATAACTCATTGGTCTTTGGTGTAGTTGCAAAAACGTATCGATATGAGCAAGGAGAGAGCCAATGA
- a CDS encoding pilus assembly protein PilP: MMRLAPVFCLMLFLVGCNDDTAEQKEYIDRVQASATPYIDPIPEMMSFEHFPYQASDQRSPFVAPQPEVIENRLVQIKNCLHPDPERMRDPLEKFPLDNLVMKGIIATAATTWALIKAADQGLYRVREGQYMGLYHGEVVGVHSDRIELMELIPDGSGCWKERLTTVEMPEADEMGASE; this comes from the coding sequence ATGATGCGTCTAGCTCCGGTGTTCTGTTTAATGCTGTTTTTAGTAGGGTGTAATGATGATACAGCGGAGCAAAAGGAATATATTGATAGAGTGCAGGCAAGTGCAACACCTTACATTGATCCGATTCCCGAAATGATGAGCTTTGAGCACTTCCCATATCAAGCCTCAGATCAACGCAGTCCTTTTGTGGCTCCACAGCCAGAAGTGATAGAAAATAGGTTAGTACAAATAAAAAACTGCTTGCATCCTGATCCAGAACGAATGCGAGATCCGCTTGAGAAATTCCCGTTGGACAACCTTGTTATGAAAGGCATAATTGCCACCGCTGCGACAACTTGGGCATTGATCAAAGCCGCAGATCAGGGTTTATATCGTGTGAGAGAAGGGCAGTATATGGGGCTCTATCATGGTGAAGTGGTAGGTGTACACTCTGATAGAATTGAGTTAATGGAACTTATCCCCGACGGTTCTGGTTGTTGGAAAGAGCGACTTACAACAGTTGAGATGCCAGAAGCTGATGAAATGGGCGCGAGTGAATAA